A part of Nocardioides sp. WS12 genomic DNA contains:
- a CDS encoding peptide chain release factor 3 produces MSDTRPRRTFAVISHPDAGKSTLTEALALHARVITEAGAVHGKGDRRATVSDWMAMEKARGISITSAALQFVYRDHVINLVDTPGHSDFSEDTYRVLSAVDSAVMLVDAGKGLEPQTLKLFKVCALRGIPVITVINKWDRPGLHALELMDLIQEKIKLRPTPLTWPVGEAGDFRGVLDRRTGEFVKYTRTAGGATRAPEKRMGADEVEENDAQVWAHAVEEHELLSLDDADHDQERFLAGETTPVMFASALQNFGVAQLLDLLLDLAPEPHETPGVDGSVRQVDDDFSAFVFKVQSGMNNAHRDRLAYARIVSGSFERGMIVTHAASGRPFATKFAQAVFGRDTTSVETAEPGDIIGFVNAQALRVGDTVYVGDAIEYPPVPSFAPEHFMTATAGDISRYKQFRKGIEQLDQEGVVQVLRSDLRGDQSPVLAAVGPMQFEVVEDRMLNEFNSPIRFSRLDYQVARLTDADGASALSGIRGVEVLQRSDGSYLALFVDRWRAQVTARDNPTVMLEELPAGGN; encoded by the coding sequence CACCCCGACGCCGGCAAGTCCACGCTGACCGAAGCGCTGGCGCTCCACGCGCGGGTGATCACCGAGGCCGGAGCGGTCCACGGCAAGGGTGACCGCCGTGCCACGGTGTCGGACTGGATGGCGATGGAGAAGGCCCGAGGTATCTCGATCACCTCAGCCGCGCTGCAGTTCGTCTACCGCGACCACGTCATCAACCTGGTCGACACCCCCGGCCACAGCGACTTCTCCGAGGACACCTACCGGGTGCTCTCGGCGGTCGACTCGGCCGTGATGCTCGTCGACGCCGGTAAGGGCCTGGAGCCGCAGACACTCAAGCTGTTCAAGGTGTGCGCGCTGCGCGGCATCCCGGTGATCACGGTCATCAACAAGTGGGACCGGCCCGGCCTCCACGCGCTCGAACTGATGGACCTGATCCAGGAGAAGATCAAGCTCCGTCCCACTCCCCTGACCTGGCCGGTCGGCGAGGCCGGTGACTTCCGGGGCGTGCTGGACCGTCGTACGGGCGAGTTCGTGAAGTACACCCGCACCGCCGGTGGCGCGACCCGCGCACCCGAGAAGCGGATGGGCGCTGACGAGGTCGAGGAGAACGACGCCCAGGTGTGGGCGCACGCCGTCGAGGAGCACGAACTGCTCTCGCTCGACGACGCGGACCACGACCAGGAGCGCTTCCTCGCCGGCGAGACGACGCCCGTCATGTTCGCCTCGGCGCTGCAGAACTTCGGCGTCGCGCAACTGCTGGACCTGCTGCTGGACCTCGCCCCCGAGCCCCACGAGACCCCGGGTGTCGACGGCTCGGTACGCCAGGTCGACGACGACTTCAGCGCGTTCGTGTTCAAGGTGCAGTCCGGCATGAACAACGCCCACCGCGACCGACTGGCCTACGCGCGCATCGTGTCCGGCTCCTTCGAGCGCGGCATGATCGTCACCCACGCCGCCAGCGGCCGCCCGTTCGCGACGAAGTTCGCGCAGGCCGTGTTCGGCCGCGACACCACCTCGGTCGAGACCGCTGAGCCCGGCGACATCATCGGCTTCGTCAACGCCCAGGCGCTGCGGGTGGGCGACACCGTGTACGTCGGCGACGCGATCGAGTATCCGCCGGTGCCCTCGTTCGCGCCGGAGCACTTCATGACCGCCACCGCGGGCGACATCAGCCGCTACAAGCAGTTCCGCAAGGGCATCGAGCAGCTGGACCAGGAGGGCGTGGTGCAGGTGCTGCGCTCCGACCTGCGTGGCGACCAGTCGCCGGTGTTGGCAGCCGTCGGGCCCATGCAGTTCGAGGTGGTCGAGGACCGGATGCTCAACGAGTTCAACTCGCCGATCCGTTTCTCGCGGCTCGACTACCAGGTCGCGCGCCTGACCGACGCTGACGGCGCTTCCGCGCTCTCGGGGATCCGTGGCGTCGAGGTGCTGCAGCGCAGCGACGGCTCCTACCTGGCGCTGTTCGTCGACCGCTGGCGGGCGCAGGTCACCGCGCGGGACAACCCGACGGTGATGCTCGAAGAGCTGCCGGCCGGCGGTAACTGA
- a CDS encoding nitrile hydratase accessory protein, translating to MTGQAEQATIDVDLEGPVSPPRDNGAIVFDAPWERRAFGIVLALCQDGRFAWEDFRQQLIAQIAADEDRPYWESWAAALEAVLSAGAALSTVEVEERADAFLARPHGHDHRDDEHGHGHGH from the coding sequence ATGACGGGACAGGCTGAGCAGGCGACGATCGACGTCGATCTCGAAGGACCCGTCTCCCCGCCGCGCGACAACGGCGCCATCGTGTTCGATGCGCCGTGGGAACGCCGCGCGTTCGGCATCGTGCTGGCGCTGTGCCAGGACGGACGGTTCGCGTGGGAGGACTTCCGGCAGCAGCTGATCGCGCAGATCGCCGCCGACGAGGACCGGCCCTACTGGGAGAGCTGGGCGGCCGCGCTCGAAGCCGTCCTCAGCGCTGGTGCAGCGCTCAGCACCGTCGAGGTCGAGGAGCGGGCGGATGCCTTCCTCGCCCGACCGCACGGCCATGACCATCGCGACGACGAGCACGGCCACGGTCACGGCCACTGA
- the nthA gene encoding nitrile hydratase subunit alpha, giving the protein MTADDARAIRVEAVESLLVEKGLVDPAVVDRIVEHYETNVGPLNGAKVVARAWTDPAFRERLFANGTKAIAELGFGGPEGAMIVAVENTPEVHNVVVCTLCSCYPWPVLGLPPTWYKSDAYRSRMVAEPRKLLGEMGLEVPATKKVRVWDSSAEARYLVIPERPPGTEALGAEELAALVSRDSMIGVAVAKVPAS; this is encoded by the coding sequence ATGACCGCCGACGACGCGCGCGCGATCCGGGTCGAGGCGGTCGAGTCGTTGCTCGTGGAGAAGGGGCTGGTGGACCCCGCGGTCGTCGACAGGATCGTCGAGCACTACGAGACGAACGTCGGCCCGCTCAATGGCGCGAAGGTCGTCGCCCGCGCCTGGACCGACCCCGCCTTCCGGGAGCGACTGTTCGCCAACGGCACCAAGGCGATCGCCGAGCTCGGCTTCGGTGGTCCCGAGGGCGCGATGATCGTCGCGGTCGAGAACACCCCCGAGGTCCACAATGTCGTCGTGTGCACGCTCTGCTCGTGTTACCCGTGGCCGGTCCTGGGGCTCCCGCCGACTTGGTACAAATCGGATGCCTACCGGTCGCGGATGGTCGCCGAGCCACGCAAGCTCCTCGGCGAGATGGGCCTCGAGGTGCCGGCGACCAAGAAGGTCCGGGTGTGGGACAGCTCGGCCGAAGCGCGCTACCTCGTGATCCCGGAACGCCCGCCCGGCACCGAGGCTCTGGGCGCCGAGGAGCTGGCTGCGCTGGTCAGCCGGGACTCCATGATCGGCGTCGCGGTCGCGAAGGTGCCTGCCTCATGA
- the nthB gene encoding nitrile hydratase subunit beta has translation MTTLADMGGRAEFYGPVAHEPGEPAFHADWERRAFGCTVFVSGVLNPTGPDLDSARWAMEQISREDYLAPYYWRWLRGLELQLEQLGWLRSGEVQARIDGEPSLPGRRVRKFQTAMAGTALKLVAHPTLPRFMAAQVMPRLIGGRRTTIRRPRFKVGDAVRVRSVRIETHTRQPGYVTGKPGTIVAASGAARFSDARAVGRRSRPQHVYTVAFDGRDLWGEAAEPDTEVRIELFESYLEAR, from the coding sequence ATGACGACGCTGGCGGACATGGGCGGCCGCGCCGAGTTCTACGGCCCGGTCGCGCACGAGCCCGGGGAGCCGGCCTTCCACGCCGACTGGGAGCGCCGCGCCTTCGGCTGCACGGTCTTCGTCAGCGGGGTCCTCAACCCCACCGGACCGGACCTTGACTCGGCCCGCTGGGCGATGGAGCAGATCTCCCGCGAGGACTACCTGGCGCCGTACTACTGGCGTTGGCTGCGGGGGCTCGAGCTGCAACTGGAACAGCTGGGCTGGCTCAGGTCGGGCGAGGTGCAGGCCCGCATCGACGGCGAACCGTCCCTGCCCGGACGCCGGGTGCGGAAGTTCCAGACGGCCATGGCAGGCACCGCCCTGAAGCTGGTCGCCCACCCGACTCTCCCGCGCTTCATGGCCGCACAGGTGATGCCGCGCCTCATCGGCGGCCGTCGTACGACGATCCGTCGGCCTCGCTTCAAGGTCGGGGACGCCGTCCGGGTGCGCTCGGTGCGCATCGAGACCCACACGCGCCAACCCGGCTACGTCACCGGGAAGCCCGGCACGATCGTCGCCGCCAGCGGGGCCGCACGGTTCTCGGATGCGCGGGCGGTGGGCCGCCGGAGCCGACCCCAGCACGTCTACACGGTGGCGTTCGACGGCCGTGACCTGTGGGGCGAGGCTGCGGAGCCCGACACCGAGGTCCGCATCGAACTGTTCGAGTCCTACCTGGAGGCACGATGA
- a CDS encoding thioesterase family protein: protein MSEATAVFTREGETWLPSVLSRGPWDERAQHGGAAGGLLAHLAESAVDEPGWQLSRLTIELIKPVPVAPLTTRTEVHPARSTTRVTIELLAGDVLVARAHALLIRGQAFDLPDVPGWEPAQLLPGPDDCTQRLLIPGMPRGISFYETAMEILVAQGDTTQPGPAAAWFRPSVPLIEGEATSAAMRAVAAADFGNGLSWVLPPDKYLFSNADLNVHLHRAPVGEWIGLSSATQPDGSGVGTTLTRLYDAHGPIGVAIQTLVMRERRDPS, encoded by the coding sequence ATGAGTGAGGCCACGGCCGTCTTCACCCGCGAGGGGGAGACGTGGCTGCCCAGCGTCCTGTCCCGCGGCCCGTGGGACGAACGCGCCCAGCACGGCGGCGCCGCCGGCGGCTTGCTGGCGCACCTCGCCGAGTCCGCAGTCGACGAGCCCGGTTGGCAGCTCTCGCGGCTGACCATCGAGCTGATCAAGCCCGTGCCGGTCGCGCCGCTGACCACGAGGACCGAGGTCCATCCCGCCCGCTCCACGACCCGCGTCACGATCGAACTGCTCGCCGGCGACGTACTCGTGGCGCGGGCGCATGCCCTGCTCATCCGGGGACAGGCGTTCGACCTTCCGGACGTCCCGGGCTGGGAGCCGGCGCAACTCCTGCCCGGCCCCGACGACTGCACCCAGCGCCTGCTCATCCCGGGCATGCCCCGCGGCATCTCCTTCTACGAGACCGCCATGGAGATTCTGGTCGCGCAGGGTGACACCACGCAGCCCGGGCCGGCCGCCGCCTGGTTCCGGCCGTCGGTGCCGCTGATCGAAGGCGAGGCGACCTCGGCCGCCATGCGCGCCGTCGCCGCAGCCGACTTCGGCAACGGGCTCAGCTGGGTGCTCCCGCCCGACAAGTACCTCTTCTCCAACGCCGACCTCAACGTGCACCTGCACCGCGCACCCGTGGGCGAGTGGATCGGCCTGTCGTCGGCGACGCAGCCCGACGGCAGCGGCGTCGGTACGACCCTGACCCGCCTGTACGACGCCCACGGCCCCATCGGCGTCGCGATCCAGACGCTGGTGATGCGCGAACGCCGCGACCCCTCGTAA
- a CDS encoding SbcC/MukB-like Walker B domain-containing protein, with the protein MSIDQERLDTSSPGGSDYSTNLPEDGLFLEDVVATPADDTVQWRASLLQLVNWGGFGGLTVVPLRGDTTMISGASGVGKSTILDAYTALMMPSDTKFNGASNDAVAGRARSVGQRNLLSYLRGAVDVIDNPKTGRPEEQLLRGKGTDTWGAVAMTFVNDQGGRFTALRTYYVPRRATRSGEVQMQLTTHEGALALDALEVAVPERFHANTLKKLFPGIRVHRTYAEYSAVLHARLGIGANGDGAKALRLLARIQAGNQVRSVDELYKDMVLERPATYAAADRAIEHFDDLDAAYVAMRTEEQKLELLEPITDLHERRVVATRRRAELDSYGVTLAGDTPLRLWLLRTHRRLLEAEVGSNRAARSATTGSLTTARALESTLASDLEAAKEAHRAAGGGDLQALAAQIDHERVIREERGNRLAELEERVYPLVGLTDADAPDLEVALDSASAFAELQVQARKRLAHGDEQQAALRAERDKVRDGLVPLKNDQGSLRRERDSLESRAGRVPAHLHELRAEVAAASGLSVEELPFVAELIDVAPEEARWRTAIETVLGGTARMMLVPLDRLKDFSSAIDGVRLRGRLTFQGVELDLPETGPSDPERIAGKLLFKDSPFAGWVQQHVEESARNALCVETADGLDGGGFRVTASGQTRNGLRGTHGRNDQRSIIGFSNGDAIAEIDAQLAASERKLEELDVRIAELDRRASLLEFQRKAYDAIAMVRFDDVDVTGSDRRIAELEQRRSDILTSDDQLQVLQAQIDDLVVRLESTRQQRFGLEQAQKDLNSAHGELVESEDMVNDRLQAMESGGAVELTDEQAAALAADFAAAAAPADPEDLDRFSDNAHRLGERLRGAVGEVEAEIRRCEEDLALIFKHYKFQWDSPNLGGTADSYPDYARILDEIRGKGLADRRSEWRRRLTEWSGQDLVPLVGAMAASIEEIEDRLEPINAILRRLEFGGLSSDRLRIRLRRLSPAHVQVFMKDLRALSSGVTTELAEADLEKRFTLLSGFMNQLRKPAQAGEAGPVTSDRDRLLDVRRHVEISAERYDHLTGELRATYRTLGEKSGGESQELVAFIVGSALRFRLGDEMRHRPRFAPVFLDEGFVKADSEFAGRAVQAWKGLGFQLIIGVPLDKVTGLEPHMDDLLAITKNSATHQSWITPITDAPDDSGDTGDE; encoded by the coding sequence GTGAGCATCGATCAGGAGCGTCTCGATACGTCCTCGCCTGGCGGCTCGGACTACTCGACGAACTTGCCGGAAGACGGGTTGTTTCTTGAGGACGTCGTGGCGACGCCGGCGGACGACACGGTGCAGTGGCGGGCGTCGTTGTTGCAGTTGGTCAACTGGGGTGGGTTCGGGGGACTGACCGTCGTCCCGCTGCGCGGCGACACGACCATGATCTCCGGCGCCTCGGGCGTCGGGAAGAGCACGATCCTCGACGCCTACACGGCGCTGATGATGCCGTCGGACACCAAGTTCAACGGTGCCTCCAACGACGCCGTCGCCGGGCGGGCGCGGAGCGTCGGGCAGCGGAACCTGCTGTCGTACCTGCGCGGTGCCGTCGATGTGATCGACAACCCGAAGACCGGGCGACCCGAGGAGCAGTTGCTGCGGGGCAAGGGCACCGACACCTGGGGTGCCGTCGCGATGACGTTCGTCAACGACCAGGGCGGCCGGTTCACGGCGCTGCGGACCTACTACGTCCCGCGCCGCGCCACCCGTTCCGGTGAGGTGCAGATGCAGCTCACCACCCACGAGGGGGCGCTCGCGCTCGACGCGCTCGAGGTCGCCGTACCCGAGCGTTTCCACGCGAACACCCTCAAGAAGCTCTTCCCCGGCATCCGCGTGCACCGGACCTATGCGGAGTACTCCGCCGTCCTGCACGCGCGGCTCGGCATCGGTGCGAACGGGGACGGCGCGAAGGCGCTGCGGCTGCTCGCGCGGATCCAGGCCGGCAACCAGGTGCGCAGCGTCGACGAGCTCTACAAGGACATGGTGCTGGAGCGGCCGGCGACGTACGCCGCTGCTGACCGGGCCATCGAGCACTTCGACGACCTCGACGCGGCGTACGTCGCAATGCGCACCGAGGAGCAGAAGCTCGAGCTGCTCGAGCCGATCACCGACCTGCACGAGCGTCGGGTCGTGGCGACCCGGAGGCGCGCAGAGCTCGATTCGTACGGCGTCACGCTCGCCGGTGACACGCCCCTGCGGCTCTGGTTGCTGCGCACCCACCGGCGCCTCCTCGAGGCCGAGGTCGGCAGCAACCGGGCGGCCCGCAGCGCGACCACCGGGAGCCTGACCACCGCGCGGGCGCTGGAGTCCACGCTGGCCAGCGACCTGGAGGCCGCCAAGGAGGCGCACCGGGCGGCCGGCGGGGGAGACCTGCAGGCGCTTGCCGCGCAGATCGACCACGAACGCGTCATCCGCGAGGAACGCGGCAACCGCCTCGCCGAGCTCGAGGAGCGGGTCTACCCGCTCGTCGGGCTCACCGACGCCGACGCCCCCGACCTCGAGGTCGCCCTCGACTCCGCCTCGGCGTTCGCCGAGCTCCAGGTGCAGGCGCGCAAGCGGCTCGCCCACGGCGACGAGCAGCAGGCCGCTCTCCGCGCCGAGCGCGACAAGGTGCGCGACGGGTTGGTGCCGCTGAAGAACGACCAGGGCAGCCTGCGCCGCGAGCGGGACTCGCTGGAGTCCCGCGCCGGTCGGGTGCCGGCGCACCTCCACGAGCTGCGTGCCGAGGTCGCTGCGGCCAGCGGGCTCAGCGTCGAGGAGCTCCCGTTCGTCGCTGAGTTGATCGACGTCGCGCCCGAAGAGGCGCGGTGGCGGACCGCCATCGAGACCGTCCTCGGCGGTACGGCCCGGATGATGCTGGTGCCGCTCGACCGGCTCAAGGACTTCTCGTCCGCGATCGACGGGGTTCGCCTGCGCGGTCGGCTGACGTTCCAGGGCGTCGAGCTCGACCTCCCCGAGACCGGGCCGTCCGACCCCGAGCGGATCGCCGGCAAGCTGCTCTTCAAGGACTCGCCGTTCGCCGGCTGGGTGCAGCAGCACGTCGAGGAATCCGCCCGCAACGCCCTGTGCGTCGAGACCGCCGACGGCCTCGACGGCGGCGGCTTCCGGGTGACCGCGTCCGGTCAGACCCGTAATGGCCTGCGCGGTACGCACGGGCGCAACGACCAGCGCAGCATCATCGGCTTCTCCAACGGCGACGCCATCGCCGAGATCGACGCCCAGCTGGCCGCGAGCGAGCGGAAGCTCGAGGAGCTCGACGTCCGGATCGCCGAGCTGGACCGGCGGGCGAGCCTGCTGGAGTTCCAGCGCAAGGCGTACGACGCCATCGCGATGGTGCGCTTCGACGACGTCGACGTGACGGGCAGTGACCGGCGGATCGCCGAGCTCGAGCAGCGCCGCTCCGACATCCTCACCTCCGACGACCAGCTGCAGGTGCTGCAGGCGCAGATCGACGACCTGGTCGTCCGCCTCGAGTCGACCCGGCAGCAGCGGTTCGGGCTGGAGCAGGCGCAGAAGGACCTGAACTCCGCGCACGGCGAGCTCGTCGAGTCCGAGGACATGGTCAATGACCGGCTCCAGGCGATGGAGTCTGGTGGTGCGGTTGAGTTGACCGACGAGCAGGCAGCCGCACTGGCGGCCGACTTCGCGGCTGCTGCGGCACCCGCGGACCCGGAGGACCTCGACCGGTTCAGCGACAACGCGCACCGACTCGGTGAACGCCTGCGGGGCGCCGTCGGCGAGGTCGAGGCCGAGATCCGCCGGTGCGAGGAAGACCTCGCCCTGATCTTCAAGCACTACAAGTTCCAGTGGGACTCGCCGAACCTCGGCGGCACCGCCGACTCCTACCCGGACTACGCGCGGATCCTCGACGAGATCCGCGGCAAGGGCCTCGCCGACCGGCGCTCCGAGTGGCGACGCCGGCTCACCGAATGGAGTGGCCAGGACCTCGTGCCTCTCGTTGGCGCGATGGCCGCCTCGATCGAGGAGATCGAGGACCGGCTCGAGCCGATCAACGCGATCCTGCGGCGCCTCGAGTTCGGTGGCCTGTCGAGTGACCGGCTGCGGATCCGGTTGCGGCGACTTTCGCCGGCGCATGTCCAGGTCTTCATGAAGGACCTCCGTGCGCTGTCCTCCGGCGTCACCACCGAGCTCGCCGAGGCCGACCTGGAGAAGCGGTTCACGCTGCTGAGCGGGTTCATGAACCAGCTGCGCAAGCCCGCCCAGGCAGGCGAAGCCGGCCCGGTCACGAGTGACCGCGATCGGCTCCTCGACGTGCGGCGCCACGTGGAGATCAGCGCCGAACGCTATGACCACCTGACCGGCGAGCTCCGGGCGACGTACCGAACGCTGGGGGAGAAGTCCGGCGGCGAGAGCCAGGAGCTGGTCGCCTTCATCGTCGGCTCGGCGCTGCGGTTCCGGCTCGGCGACGAGATGCGGCACCGCCCGCGGTTCGCGCCGGTCTTCCTCGACGAAGGCTTCGTGAAGGCCGACTCCGAGTTCGCCGGGCGTGCCGTGCAGGCCTGGAAGGGCCTCGGGTTCCAGCTGATCATCGGCGTCCCGCTCGACAAGGTCACCGGCCTCGAGCCGCACATGGACGACCTGCTCGCGATCACCAAGAACTCCGCGACCCACCAGTCGTGGATCACGCCGATCACCGATGCGCCCGACGACAGCGGCGACACCGGCGATGAGTGA
- a CDS encoding DUF4194 domain-containing protein, with amino-acid sequence MRSSHLNHRDEGEFEDDSVSLFEGDEGGLEYGQRHALVTLLKQRFISARTHPRDWQVLVENERVLRSRLNDLFLDLAIDRGREVAWKRQAISETASRFPTLLYDAAWTREETLVLVHLRDRLRAGVASGDVRVFIDREDIVDYIATFRPMHATDEAGDEKRARNAVASVVKSGLLIGAVGDDRYEISEAVEPLMPLELLAELLEALQKANGTEVVAEEDADLFEEGLGRLDTSSPGGSDYSTNLADGSTNLEGQ; translated from the coding sequence TTGCGCTCCTCGCACCTCAACCACCGGGACGAAGGCGAGTTCGAGGACGACTCGGTCTCGTTGTTCGAGGGGGATGAGGGTGGGCTGGAGTACGGGCAGCGGCACGCGCTCGTGACGCTCCTCAAGCAGCGCTTCATCAGCGCGCGCACCCACCCGCGTGACTGGCAGGTGCTGGTCGAGAACGAGCGCGTCCTGCGGTCGCGGCTCAACGACCTCTTCCTCGACCTCGCCATCGACCGCGGCCGGGAGGTGGCGTGGAAGCGCCAGGCGATCTCCGAGACTGCCAGCCGCTTCCCGACCCTGTTGTACGACGCCGCGTGGACCCGCGAGGAGACGCTGGTGCTCGTGCACCTGCGCGACCGGTTGCGGGCCGGGGTCGCGAGTGGGGACGTGCGGGTGTTCATCGACCGCGAGGACATCGTCGACTACATCGCGACGTTCCGCCCGATGCACGCCACCGACGAGGCCGGGGACGAGAAGCGGGCGCGCAATGCGGTTGCTTCGGTCGTGAAGTCCGGGCTGCTCATCGGTGCGGTCGGGGATGACCGGTACGAGATCAGTGAGGCCGTGGAGCCGTTGATGCCGCTGGAGCTGCTGGCCGAGCTGCTGGAGGCGTTGCAGAAGGCGAACGGAACCGAGGTCGTGGCTGAAGAGGATGCGGACCTTTTCGAGGAGGGTCTCGGGCGTCTCGATACGTCCTCGCCTGGCGGCTCGGACTACTCGACGAACTTGGCTGACGGCTCGACGAACTTGGAGGGCCAGTGA
- a CDS encoding DUF3375 domain-containing protein, which yields MSEIAGELARVKGAFAQPTLTLLHQRQAPVVITIFRAAFGRNNKPIPTARLHSQVEEHLAAIRAAGESDVPAGSGRDICQRWMRGQWLVRSLDEVGNEVYTLTSHAQQALELVKSMTRDRATLSEHRIATILGTVRRFNSEANPDRGARVTLLNEEIARLKAERDRLVDGAEMVSATEDYMLEGYTELLSLISALPSDFARVEERFATIRGEILAAFRAEDRPAGQVIDDYLARADALMTATHEGRAFEGAFALLRDDALVTQLREDLTALLDHPLSDGILGDADRAELRGTVRLVRDGLDRVLAQRSRVTATLREYIVSHDAARDRELEQTLRQVESELMGWMATTGPRATHDVSLLPLRTNLDHLRERFYDPADDVLPERLGVAESDDGPSLSLAELMAQGGPQLSVLRQRLSDALGALLPAGSLGELFDGLEPSLRRPVEIFGLLHLAADHAWETEDVAEEFAAVRPDGSKRTFSVPRMAIPDPDLTESESRR from the coding sequence GCAGGCGCCGGTGGTGATCACGATCTTCCGGGCGGCGTTCGGGCGGAACAACAAGCCGATCCCGACGGCCCGACTGCACAGCCAGGTCGAGGAGCACCTCGCCGCGATTCGTGCTGCGGGGGAGAGCGACGTACCGGCGGGCAGTGGGCGGGACATCTGTCAGCGGTGGATGCGCGGGCAGTGGCTGGTGCGATCGCTCGACGAGGTCGGCAACGAGGTCTACACGCTGACCTCGCACGCGCAACAGGCGCTCGAGCTGGTGAAGTCCATGACCCGCGACCGGGCGACGCTCAGTGAGCACCGGATCGCGACCATCCTCGGCACGGTGCGGCGGTTCAACTCCGAGGCGAACCCTGACCGTGGCGCTCGGGTCACCCTGCTCAACGAGGAGATCGCGCGGCTCAAGGCCGAGCGGGACCGGTTGGTCGACGGGGCAGAGATGGTCAGCGCCACCGAGGACTACATGCTCGAGGGGTACACCGAACTCCTCTCCCTGATCTCCGCACTGCCCAGTGACTTCGCCCGGGTCGAGGAGCGGTTCGCGACCATCCGCGGCGAGATCCTGGCCGCATTCCGGGCTGAGGACCGGCCAGCCGGTCAGGTCATCGACGACTACCTCGCCCGCGCCGACGCGCTGATGACCGCCACCCACGAAGGGCGGGCGTTCGAAGGGGCGTTCGCGCTGCTGCGCGACGACGCGCTCGTCACGCAGCTCCGCGAGGACCTCACCGCGCTGCTCGACCACCCGCTGTCCGACGGGATCCTGGGCGACGCCGACCGTGCCGAGCTGCGGGGAACCGTCCGGCTCGTGCGGGACGGACTGGACCGGGTGCTCGCCCAGCGGTCGCGGGTGACGGCGACGTTGCGGGAGTACATCGTGTCCCACGATGCCGCGCGCGATCGCGAGCTCGAGCAGACGCTGCGGCAGGTCGAGTCCGAGCTGATGGGCTGGATGGCGACCACTGGGCCGCGCGCCACCCACGACGTCTCCTTGTTGCCGTTGCGGACCAACCTGGATCACCTCCGCGAGCGGTTCTACGACCCGGCGGACGACGTACTGCCGGAGCGGCTTGGTGTTGCGGAGTCTGACGACGGACCCTCGTTGTCCCTCGCTGAGCTGATGGCGCAGGGTGGGCCGCAGCTTTCGGTTCTGCGGCAGCGGTTGTCGGATGCGCTGGGTGCGTTGTTGCCTGCTGGCTCGTTGGGTGAACTGTTCGACGGGCTCGAGCCGTCGCTGCGCCGGCCCGTGGAGATCTTCGGCCTGCTGCACCTGGCCGCCGACCATGCGTGGGAGACCGAGGACGTGGCGGAGGAGTTCGCCGCCGTACGACCGGATGGGTCGAAGCGGACGTTCTCGGTGCCGCGGATGGCGATTCCTGACCCTGACCTGACTGAGAGTGAGTCGCGCCGATGA